CTCAATGGGTTTATAAACGATGACAACCCTAGATATTGCTACTGATATTGTCTGTCCTCCCACCGATTTATGGAGTGATGAACCACCCGTGGAAAGTGATCTGCATTTACAACAAATTATTTTATTATTATCTTGTCTTGATTGGCTCTGGCAAGATAGAAACGATTACTATACCTCGGGCAATTTGACTATTTATTATAACGAAAGACAACTGAAACAGCGAGATTTTTGTGGACCAGATTTTTTCGTGGTTTTAGATACAGAGAAACGTCCCAGAAAAAGTTGGGTCGTCTGGGGAGAAGGGGGTAAATATCCCAATGTAATCATCGAAATTCTCTCCGATTCCACCGCTAATGTGGACAGAAAAGCCAAAAAGGAACTATATCAGCATATTTTCCGGACTCCTGAGTATTTTGGGTTTGATCCCAATACTTTAGAATGGCAAGGATTCACTTTAATCGAGGGACAATACCAACCGATTACCCCTAATGAAAACGGTTATTTATGGAGTAAGCAACTAGGATTATATTTAGGGATTTTTGCCAATAAATTGCGCTATTTCACCGAATCGGGTGAATTGGTTCCCACCCCTCAAGAGTCGGCCCAACAGGAAAGATTAGCGAAAGAACGGGAAAGATTAGCCAAAGAACAGGAAAGATTAGCCAAAGAAAGAGAACAACAACGGGCGGAAAAATTAGCCCAAAAGCTGCGAGAATTGGGCATTAATCCCGATGAAATTGCTTAAATATCCGATTGGGGGTGTTAGGGTGGAAACTATGGCGCAATTTTTCCTTAATTGCTAGGCATTAACACGAGGAATCCGAAGGTTAGCCCTATTCTTCCCTAGAAATCATGGCAAAATCTACTTAACCCCCACTGATGTTATAATAATGACCAAGGGCAACAATCTTCAAATATAATTAATGCCATGGTGCAAAAAATAGCTTTTTTTAATCATAAAGGTGGAGTCAGCAAAACTACAACCACTTTTAACCTTGGTTGGATGCTTGCTGAGAAGGGCAAAAGAGTAATTATTGTCGATACCGATCCCCAATGTAACTTAACTGGTATGGCTTTGGCTAAAGAAAGTGAAGATAGGGAGGAAAGACTACAAGCAATCTACAATACTTACTCTAATATTAAAACAGCTTTAGCACCTGCTTTTGAGTCTCAACCGAGATTAATTGAAGCTGTGGACTGTATTCCTATTGATGGTCGTGATCGTTTATTTCTATTGCCCGGTCATGTGGGGTTAGCTGAATATGAAGTTACCCTAGCTATTGCTCAAGAACTTAGTGGGTCAATTCAGGCTTTAAAAAATCTCCCCGGTGCGATTACATATTTATTAGACAAAACTGCCGAAAGATTTGAAGCTGACTATATTTTAATCGATATGAGTCCCAGTTTGGGGTCAATAAATCAAAATATACTGATGACCAGTAACTTTTTTATTGTGCCAACCACGCCGGATTTTTTCTCGGTTATGGCTATCGATTCTTTAGCTAAAATCTTGCCTAAGTGGCACCAATGGGCTAAGGCAGCTAGTGCTTTACCAATTCTCAAAACAGCCAACTATCCCTTTCCCGAAGTTGACCTACATTTTTTGGGAACTATTGTTCAGAACTATCGAATTATTCGTGGTAAAGAAACAAAAGCCTTTGAAAACTGGATTAACACAATCGAGGAAAATATCGGCAATAAAATGATTCCAGCCCTAGAAAAAAATGGCATGATGCTACCGAAATTTATCTACGATCAGAATGGTGTACCAGACTGCTGTACTCTAGTAAAAATTCCTAATTTTAATAGTCTTATTGCCTTATCTCAAGAGCATCAAATGCCTGTTTTTGCGCTAACTGCTGAACAATTGAAATCAGCTAAGTGGCAGGGTAAAGTGTTAGGTAAAGCCCAAGAAAAACAAGAGGACTTTAAAAGTATTTTTTCTGACTTAGCAGACAAAGTTATCGGTCTTACCTCCGAAGATTTATGCAGTTAGCCATTGAACAATTTCGCCTTAGTATTACCCGCGTTCGTGACTTGATCGCTATCCACAATTCCCTCAAATCTCAGACTACTTCCGCCCTAGATGTATCGGATATCCTCAGAGCCGCTTTAGTCCTGACTGTGAGCGCTTTAGATTATTATATTCACGAAGTGGTTACTCTAGGAATGCTAGAAATTTATCGAGGCCAACGTTCAGAACCTTCTCCCACTCCTAACAGTTCTCAATCTGCCTTTTCTCGTTTTCAAGTCTCCTTGAATGGCGCAGGACAAGAACGATTGATAGCTATTAGTATTGGCTCTTGGTTAGAGAACGAAATTCAACAAAACTACGGTTCTTTTTTTGATCAAGAATCTCGCTCAATTTCCGAGGTACTACCAATGATTGAAAATCTCCTCACCAACAAACTTAATAGTAATTATTGGCTAGAGACTGAAATTAGAGAAAACCTCAGATATAAAAGCTTTCAACAACCGGACAAGATAGCGGAGGCCATTAGATTAATTTCAGCCAAGAAATTGTGGGAAGAAGTGGCCAGCAAACTAAATAAACCAGCCAAAGATATTAAAAGCCAACTTAGCATAATTGTTGATCGAAGGAACAAAATCGCCCACGAAGCTGATATAGACCCGAGTTACGGCATTGGCAGTCGCTGGAATATCGATGAAAATCTCGTTAATGATGCCGTTACCTTTATAGAACAGCTTGTTGAAAATATCCATCAGGTACTTGAGGACATCCACTAGCCGAGAATTTCCCCGGCAGTCAAGCCATAAATACTTATGATTTCTCAAGGAATTATAACAATTATTAAATAATGTGTAGTTTTGTATACTGATGTCAGGAACTTAGATACAATATCAAGTGGCGTAAGATATATAGAGATTAGCTAGTGAGTCGGCATCAAGACAGTCAAACTGACCGGAAACGAGAAGAAACACAGTTCACTCCTTACAGTGCAGCAGCGATCGCTCAACAATACCGTTACAAATCTTGGCAATTGTTCGGCCGCGCTTTCGTGATTATTTGGTCTTTAGGATTATTTCTGCTCAGTCTCCTCTGGGACAAATGGACAAAGCAAGAAGAAGCCAATAAATACAGGCGTGCCAGCGAACTTAGGCAAATTCTCACCCGTTTAGGTCCCACCTTCATCAAAGTCGGTCAAGCTCTCTCTACCCGTCCCGACCTCGTTCGCAAAGACTTTTTAGACGAATTAGTTAAACTGCAAGACCAACTTCCCCCCTTCGATAACGACATCGCTTTTGCCATTATCGAGACAGAATTGGGGATGCCTGTAGAAAAAGCCTATCGAGAAATATCCCCCACCCCTGTGGCTGCCGCTAGTTTAGGACAGGTTTACAAAGCGATACTCCCCACCGGTGAAGAAGTAGCCGTTAAAGTGCAACGGCCCGGGCTGCGGCCGCTTTTAAGCCTTGATTTATACCTAATGCGCTGGGCTGCCCAAAAGTTCGGTCGTTTATTACCCCTCAATCTCGGCCACGACCTCACCCTGATTGTCGATGAATTCGGAACCAAACTCTTTGAGGAAATCGACTATCAAAACGAAGGTCGCAACGCTGAAAAATTCGCCACCAACTTCCAAAATAACCCCGAAGTTAAAGTTCCCAGTATCTACTGGCGTTATAGTGGTCGCCGCGTCCTCACCCTAGAATGGATTGATGGCTATAAACTCACCGATACCGAGAACATCAAAGCTTTAGGATTAGACCCCAATAATATCGTTAAAATCGGCGTAACCTCTGGATTACAGCAACTCCTTGAACACGGCTTTTTCCACGCTGATCCCCATCCGGGTAATCTTTTCGCCACCTTTGATGGTCGCATGGCCTATATCGATTTTGGCATGATGGATCAGTTAGAGGAGGAAACTAAAGAAACCCTCGCTAGTTGCGTCGTCGATTTAATTAACAAAGACTACGAAAACCTAGCCAGCAACTTTGTCAAACTGGGATTTTTAACCCCAGAAACCGATATAAAACCAATTATTCCGGCTCTAGAACGAGTTTTAGGCAATGCCATCGGTCAAAGAGTCGGTGACTTCAATTTCCGCACCATTACCGATGATTTCTCCGAATTGATGTACGAGTATCCCTTCCGGATTCCCGCCAAATTCGCCCTGATTATTCGTTCCCTCGTCACCCAAGAAGGGGCAGCCCTCACCCTCGATCCTAACTTCAAAATCGTCCAAGTGGCCTATCCCTACGTCGCTAAACGTCTCCTGACCGGGGAATCGCCCCAACTGCGCCGACGTTTATTGGATGTACTGTTCAAAGACGGTAAATTTCAGTGGCAACGCCTAGAAAACATGATTACAATGGCTCGATCGGAAAGTAACTTCGATTTACTGCCCACAGCGCAATTAGGCATCACTTTTCTTCTCTCGGAAGAAGGTCGTTATCTGCGTCGTCAATTGCTATTAGCTTTGACGGAAGATGACCGTCTCCACACGGCCGAAGTGCAACGTCTCTGGGGTTTAATTCAAGGAGAATTGCAACCGCGACGACTCTTGGATGTGGCCATGAGCGCTTTTCGGGAATTATCGGCCCAAGGTGTGGCCGCTGTCCTTCCGGGAGAAACCAGTTCGCGTTAAAGTGTTTAAGGTCAACATCGGTTAATCACTTTTTCTATGGATTATTATTTTCTGCCCCAACCGCCCTATTTTCTGGTTGTTGCCGGTTTGTTTATCGGTATTACCTGCGGGGCCGCTTTTGAAGCTAGTCTCAAGCAAGTGGTTAACAATTGGTATAAAAACAAGGGTTCAGACGATCAAAATCTTTTAAAATCCAGTTCCTTACAAATTCCTTTTATTGGTATTTGTGTAGGAATCTGTCTTTTCCTTGCCTCGGGATTAGATATATTTATTCTCAATGGTTGGGTTGCCTACGCTATCTCTCTCCCGATGACTATCTTTATCGGTGGTTTGGTTTGGAGTCAGTTAGGGGAATTATTAGGCCAATTACAGCGCGGCGGTTCTAAAGAAATTGACCTCGATTATCGGGGATAATTGGGAGGCAGCAAATATTTAGGACTAAGATCATCGGTGTTAGCAGATAGGAAAGAGCAACTTCCCCACAACTAACACCAAAACCCTAGTTATACCCAATTTACCAGCTATTTTGGCCCGCAATTAGATGCAAAAACCTTTAGCATGGCATTGGCGATCGCTACCCCTGCATCAGCGCACCGGTTCCGAGGTTTTTGCCTGCTTATTCGCCCAAGATGCGATCGCTACCTTACTAGAAAGTCCCTATCCGGGTAATTCCCTCTCCCGTTACTCTCTTTGTGCTGGTTCCCCGCGTCAGCTTTGGACCCCCGCACTGGGCGAAATTTTGCCCTTTTTAAGCAGTTTACTCCCCCAAACTCG
This portion of the Microcystis aeruginosa NIES-2549 genome encodes:
- a CDS encoding ABC1 kinase family protein, with translation MSRHQDSQTDRKREETQFTPYSAAAIAQQYRYKSWQLFGRAFVIIWSLGLFLLSLLWDKWTKQEEANKYRRASELRQILTRLGPTFIKVGQALSTRPDLVRKDFLDELVKLQDQLPPFDNDIAFAIIETELGMPVEKAYREISPTPVAAASLGQVYKAILPTGEEVAVKVQRPGLRPLLSLDLYLMRWAAQKFGRLLPLNLGHDLTLIVDEFGTKLFEEIDYQNEGRNAEKFATNFQNNPEVKVPSIYWRYSGRRVLTLEWIDGYKLTDTENIKALGLDPNNIVKIGVTSGLQQLLEHGFFHADPHPGNLFATFDGRMAYIDFGMMDQLEEETKETLASCVVDLINKDYENLASNFVKLGFLTPETDIKPIIPALERVLGNAIGQRVGDFNFRTITDDFSELMYEYPFRIPAKFALIIRSLVTQEGAALTLDPNFKIVQVAYPYVAKRLLTGESPQLRRRLLDVLFKDGKFQWQRLENMITMARSESNFDLLPTAQLGITFLLSEEGRYLRRQLLLALTEDDRLHTAEVQRLWGLIQGELQPRRLLDVAMSAFRELSAQGVAAVLPGETSSR
- a CDS encoding Uma2 family endonuclease, encoding MTTLDIATDIVCPPTDLWSDEPPVESDLHLQQIILLLSCLDWLWQDRNDYYTSGNLTIYYNERQLKQRDFCGPDFFVVLDTEKRPRKSWVVWGEGGKYPNVIIEILSDSTANVDRKAKKELYQHIFRTPEYFGFDPNTLEWQGFTLIEGQYQPITPNENGYLWSKQLGLYLGIFANKLRYFTESGELVPTPQESAQQERLAKERERLAKEQERLAKEREQQRAEKLAQKLRELGINPDEIA
- a CDS encoding HEPN domain-containing protein; protein product: MQLAIEQFRLSITRVRDLIAIHNSLKSQTTSALDVSDILRAALVLTVSALDYYIHEVVTLGMLEIYRGQRSEPSPTPNSSQSAFSRFQVSLNGAGQERLIAISIGSWLENEIQQNYGSFFDQESRSISEVLPMIENLLTNKLNSNYWLETEIRENLRYKSFQQPDKIAEAIRLISAKKLWEEVASKLNKPAKDIKSQLSIIVDRRNKIAHEADIDPSYGIGSRWNIDENLVNDAVTFIEQLVENIHQVLEDIH